Proteins from one Luteibaculum oceani genomic window:
- the rocD gene encoding ornithine--oxo-acid transaminase, whose product MISTVSSKEAIALENKYGAHNYHPLPVVLSKGEGVFVWDVEGKKYYDFLSAYSAVNQGHCHPRIIDALTEQAKTLTLTSRAFYNDVLGQFEEKASKLFGFDKVLAMNSGAEAVETAIKLTRKWAYEKKGLDKNHAKIIVCGDNFHGRTTTIVSFSTDPVAQTNFGPFTPGFELIPYNDIPALEKALEDPNVAGFLVEPIQGEAGVMVPAEDYLEKAHALCKAKNVLLIADEVQTGIARTGKLLATCGNCSCDKSCGKQPQVKPDVLVLGKAISGGAYPVSAVLANNEIMEVIKPGEHGSTFGGNPLGMKVAMAALDVIQDEALAENAAELGELFRAKMNEYIAKSKAVNLVRGKGLLNAIVINDSEDSSTAWDICLKLRDNGLLAKPTHGNIIRFAPPLVMNKEQLLDCVEIITKTLKEFEDKV is encoded by the coding sequence ATGATTTCAACGGTTTCATCTAAAGAGGCTATTGCCTTAGAGAATAAATACGGCGCACATAATTACCATCCACTTCCTGTAGTTCTGAGCAAGGGAGAGGGTGTTTTTGTTTGGGATGTAGAAGGAAAGAAATATTACGATTTCCTTTCGGCATATTCCGCTGTAAATCAAGGACATTGCCATCCAAGAATAATTGATGCCTTAACAGAGCAGGCAAAGACTTTAACACTTACCTCTAGGGCTTTTTACAATGATGTGTTGGGTCAGTTTGAGGAAAAAGCTTCCAAATTGTTTGGTTTCGACAAGGTTCTGGCTATGAATTCGGGAGCTGAAGCGGTAGAAACCGCTATAAAGTTAACGCGTAAATGGGCATATGAGAAAAAGGGCTTAGACAAAAACCACGCAAAGATTATTGTTTGTGGAGATAACTTTCACGGAAGAACAACTACTATAGTTTCCTTTTCTACCGATCCTGTTGCGCAAACAAATTTTGGTCCTTTTACTCCTGGGTTTGAATTAATCCCCTACAATGATATTCCTGCTTTAGAGAAAGCTTTAGAGGATCCCAATGTTGCTGGATTCTTGGTTGAGCCCATCCAAGGCGAGGCAGGTGTAATGGTACCAGCTGAAGATTACTTGGAGAAAGCCCATGCGCTGTGTAAGGCGAAAAATGTATTGCTAATTGCCGATGAGGTGCAAACTGGAATTGCGAGAACAGGAAAGTTACTTGCTACTTGTGGAAATTGCTCTTGCGATAAGTCTTGCGGAAAACAGCCACAGGTAAAACCAGATGTTCTTGTCTTAGGAAAAGCAATTTCTGGTGGGGCCTACCCGGTTTCTGCGGTATTGGCAAACAACGAAATTATGGAAGTTATTAAGCCCGGCGAGCACGGTTCTACCTTTGGAGGGAATCCGCTAGGTATGAAAGTGGCCATGGCGGCATTGGATGTAATTCAGGATGAAGCTTTAGCAGAAAATGCAGCGGAGCTTGGTGAATTATTCCGTGCAAAAATGAACGAATACATAGCTAAAAGTAAGGCGGTAAATCTCGTGAGAGGAAAGGGGCTTTTAAATGCCATTGTTATTAATGATAGCGAGGATAGTTCTACGGCCTGGGATATTTGCTTAAAACTTAGGGATAACGGATTATTGGCAAAACCAACTCATGGAAACATCATTAGATTTGCACCACCATTGGTAATGAACAAGGAGCAGTTGTTAGATTGTGTAGAGATCATTACCAAAACCTTGAAGGAATTCGAGGATAAGGTTTAA
- a CDS encoding lysylphosphatidylglycerol synthase transmembrane domain-containing protein, producing MSEVSESGASAPKKGSRKKRIAKFVVKLAVSLAALYFAYTKIDFQAFKENLREANLWWFALAVLSFNGSKIIAALRLRQFYANVGLVLGHVYNLKLYYLGMFYNLFLPGAIGGDAYKVYILRGSEKIKTKSLIWATLADRISGLCLLVVLGGGFYFASHFPIWEEHLITIGVIAAVLFCLPAFYFGFRWILDKQVVQKFWKTTSYSFWVQLGQVASAMCLLYALHVDANYMDYLTLFMLSSVAAVIPLTIAGVGMRELVFLYGTSYLLISEDKAVAFALLFFFSMAISSLFGVIFAFKPIDQDISYP from the coding sequence ATGTCTGAAGTTTCTGAATCTGGTGCTTCTGCACCCAAAAAAGGCAGCCGAAAAAAACGGATAGCCAAGTTTGTCGTAAAACTGGCGGTTTCTTTGGCTGCTTTATATTTTGCCTATACCAAGATAGATTTTCAAGCTTTTAAGGAAAACCTCCGCGAGGCAAATTTGTGGTGGTTTGCATTGGCCGTTCTTTCATTTAATGGTTCCAAAATAATTGCAGCTCTTCGTTTGAGACAATTCTACGCTAACGTTGGGTTAGTGCTTGGGCATGTATACAACCTTAAGCTTTATTATTTAGGGATGTTTTACAACTTGTTTTTACCCGGCGCAATTGGAGGAGACGCCTATAAGGTATATATCCTAAGGGGTAGTGAAAAAATAAAAACTAAGAGTTTAATATGGGCCACTTTGGCCGATAGAATTTCTGGGCTTTGCCTACTGGTTGTATTGGGTGGTGGATTTTATTTTGCCAGTCATTTTCCAATTTGGGAGGAGCATCTTATAACTATAGGTGTAATTGCGGCTGTGTTATTTTGCTTGCCCGCTTTCTATTTTGGTTTTAGGTGGATACTTGATAAGCAGGTGGTACAAAAATTTTGGAAAACCACTAGTTATAGTTTTTGGGTGCAATTGGGGCAGGTAGCCAGCGCAATGTGTTTGCTTTATGCATTACACGTAGATGCAAATTATATGGATTACCTAACCCTGTTTATGCTTTCCTCGGTTGCCGCGGTTATACCTTTAACAATAGCCGGTGTTGGGATGCGGGAGCTGGTATTTTTATACGGAACATCTTACTTGCTAATATCCGAGGACAAAGCAGTAGCCTTCGCCTTGCTGTTTTTCTTTTCTATGGCTATTTCCAGTTTATTTGGAGTTATTTTCGCCTTTAAACCCATAGATCAAGATATTTCCTATCCATGA
- a CDS encoding ArnT family glycosyltransferase: MKPGLIERLENHYRTHPNTWYLGIAILAFLVYHFRLGFLPLRADEPTRTVVALEMMLSGNYWTPTINGEWYYRKPPFYNWILIGLMQLTGSKSEFLLRLPSSVPLFLFAFTIFQHSKKYISHFAAFLAALMFVLCGRMLIYASFLGHIDIFYSWITYLGFIVLFEKGKQGKWLEALMYSYILHAIGFLCKGLPSVLFTGLSAIAIICLFSNWKKIFSWQHILSFLIFAGIISAYFSVYNQYNDLDGWVAQLWDQSAQRTVIDEDKQWWEGLVSIIKFPVDHLMHLAPFLLFIPVFFLKGFRTRIKESSFLKAFGLIFLVNIPVYWLSPGYYPRYLFMLYPIVFIFLGYYYTVHKNHKVIRGLEMFLGGILILLTLAPFAVLFVDFKVEQGFIKALLCFLIIGVGTFLYWRHGARRWLYLFVCLIGVRLAFNFFVMEHRYRFDRTVEYKEDAIAVAKLTAGSPLYLFPATPINHESTFYVEVERNEILRYHEGELNPGDYLIARYDVSHEYDENIALEEVAEMQIRYEKLRLKVFKAVKREQ, from the coding sequence ATGAAACCTGGCCTAATAGAGCGATTAGAAAATCATTATAGAACCCATCCCAACACCTGGTATTTAGGAATAGCTATCCTAGCTTTTTTGGTTTATCATTTTCGACTTGGCTTTTTGCCCTTAAGAGCCGATGAACCAACTCGTACAGTGGTTGCGCTAGAAATGATGCTTTCGGGTAATTACTGGACCCCAACCATAAATGGCGAGTGGTATTACCGCAAACCTCCTTTCTACAATTGGATTTTAATTGGGCTGATGCAATTAACGGGCTCAAAGTCTGAGTTTCTGTTGCGTTTACCAAGTTCTGTTCCCTTGTTCTTATTCGCTTTCACCATTTTTCAACACAGCAAAAAATACATCTCGCATTTCGCTGCGTTTTTGGCAGCTTTGATGTTTGTGCTCTGTGGGCGCATGCTGATTTATGCCTCTTTTCTTGGACATATCGATATTTTTTATTCATGGATTACCTATTTGGGATTCATTGTGTTATTCGAAAAGGGTAAGCAAGGCAAGTGGCTTGAAGCTCTGATGTATAGCTACATTCTGCATGCTATTGGATTTTTGTGTAAAGGATTACCCAGTGTGTTGTTTACTGGATTAAGTGCCATTGCTATTATTTGCCTCTTTAGTAATTGGAAGAAGATTTTTTCCTGGCAGCACATCCTATCATTTTTGATTTTTGCAGGAATTATAAGTGCTTACTTTTCGGTTTATAATCAGTACAACGATTTAGATGGATGGGTTGCCCAATTGTGGGATCAAAGTGCACAACGCACCGTTATCGATGAGGATAAGCAGTGGTGGGAAGGATTAGTTAGCATCATAAAATTTCCTGTAGATCATTTAATGCACCTCGCACCCTTTTTGCTTTTCATCCCTGTGTTTTTTCTAAAGGGGTTTAGAACAAGAATTAAAGAGAGTTCATTCTTAAAGGCCTTTGGTTTGATTTTTTTGGTGAATATTCCGGTGTACTGGCTGTCTCCAGGGTATTACCCACGTTACTTGTTTATGTTATATCCCATTGTTTTTATTTTCTTGGGATATTACTATACCGTGCATAAGAATCATAAAGTTATCCGCGGATTAGAAATGTTTCTAGGGGGTATACTTATCCTTTTAACCCTGGCTCCATTTGCGGTTTTATTTGTTGATTTTAAGGTAGAGCAAGGATTTATTAAAGCTTTACTCTGTTTTCTGATCATTGGAGTAGGTACCTTCTTATACTGGAGGCATGGTGCTCGCCGCTGGTTATATCTATTTGTTTGTTTGATAGGAGTGAGGCTTGCTTTCAACTTTTTTGTAATGGAACACCGGTATCGGTTTGATAGAACGGTGGAATACAAGGAGGATGCGATTGCAGTTGCCAAGTTAACGGCGGGAAGCCCTTTGTATCTATTTCCAGCTACTCCCATAAACCATGAAAGCACTTTTTATGTCGAGGTGGAGCGCAATGAAATTCTAAGGTACCATGAGGGAGAATTAAATCCCGGTGATTATCTAATTGCCCGCTACGATGTTTCGCATGAATACGACGAAAATATTGCTCTTGAAGAAGTAGCCGAAATGCAAATTCGCTACGAAAAATTACGCCTTAAAGTATTTAAGGCGGTTAAAAGAGAGCAGTAA
- a CDS encoding TonB-dependent receptor, with the protein MIRSFLCLFLAFAFTSTFAQTTFSGWITEETGSPVPNAIIIANDSVVAVSTEDGTFSFNGNYQKVKIQVRHTGFQPFYRVIQPKGNEVKLKFELDYLQLSEVLIEEKARTDNLQKLSAKDISEIPSASGDFIQQVLGAQAGVAINNELSASYSVRGGSYDENLVYVNGIRVYRPFLVRAGQQEGLSFINSAMVENINFSAGGFAARYGDKMSSVLDITYKKPKKFEGEAELGLMGGNFAAGSASLDGKWTYIGGIRYRANGLLLGSLETRGEYQPQFWDAQFYGTHQLSDKTEIGLLAVHSNNRFRFVPQTRETDFGGFAQALKFTVFFDGQEESRQSATTTALEINHQFSNRSKLNVTLSNFGTVQTENFDIVGQYRLDETNRDFGSDEFGDVVRNLGIGGFLNNARNRIDGNVSSIQARHSYSLGRHFIRTGASYSIENFTEKVKEYQYVDSADYSIPRDPNQLLVFENLRARNKLNTSRIQFFAEDEWKIDLPKDAELAINAGFRGHYYQYNNQFVAGPRASIAFYPKIINQINDSLSVNREMVVRLSYGQYYQPPFYRDLRSLNGVISPDIRAQKSTHYVLSLEYGLIIWDRPFKLLSEFYYKDYDNLIPYELENVRIRYYGENSAKGYATGFDVKLNGEFIEGLESWLSLGVLSTEEDLFNDREEIYLNSDGDTIPSFSFNKTPVDTIVNFPGFIPRPTDQRLRFGMFFRDQMPGFEDLTVQLNFLFGTGLPFGPPDFNRYKDILRTTSYKRVDVGFSKEFIKAGKEYSGLRKNLKSLNFSVEILNLLDAQNVVNHTWIKDVSGGQFAIPNYLTRRRINLKLTALF; encoded by the coding sequence TTGATCCGTAGTTTTCTCTGCTTATTTCTAGCCTTTGCCTTTACGAGCACCTTCGCTCAAACAACATTCTCCGGATGGATTACCGAAGAAACTGGAAGCCCCGTTCCAAACGCTATCATTATAGCCAACGACAGTGTGGTGGCCGTTTCAACGGAGGATGGTACTTTTAGTTTTAACGGCAATTACCAGAAGGTAAAAATTCAAGTAAGACACACGGGGTTTCAGCCATTTTACAGAGTCATTCAACCGAAAGGAAACGAGGTAAAACTAAAGTTCGAACTGGATTACCTACAACTTTCAGAAGTACTTATTGAAGAAAAGGCCAGAACAGATAATCTTCAAAAATTATCCGCAAAAGACATTTCAGAAATCCCCTCCGCCTCTGGAGACTTTATTCAGCAAGTCTTAGGCGCCCAAGCTGGGGTTGCTATAAATAACGAATTATCAGCCTCCTACTCGGTAAGGGGCGGTAGCTACGACGAAAATTTGGTTTACGTAAACGGAATTAGAGTTTACCGCCCATTTTTGGTTAGAGCTGGACAGCAAGAAGGGTTGAGCTTTATAAATTCTGCCATGGTAGAGAACATAAACTTCTCAGCCGGTGGATTTGCTGCCCGTTATGGGGATAAAATGTCGTCTGTTTTAGACATCACCTACAAAAAGCCTAAAAAGTTTGAAGGTGAGGCCGAGTTGGGACTTATGGGAGGAAATTTTGCAGCCGGCTCAGCAAGCTTGGATGGAAAATGGACCTACATAGGTGGTATCCGATACAGAGCAAACGGCCTGCTTCTCGGAAGTCTAGAAACCCGAGGAGAGTATCAACCTCAATTCTGGGATGCTCAATTCTACGGGACGCATCAACTTTCAGATAAAACCGAGATAGGATTATTGGCAGTGCACAGCAATAACCGCTTTCGATTTGTTCCTCAAACCCGCGAAACAGATTTTGGAGGATTTGCTCAAGCACTTAAATTCACTGTTTTCTTTGACGGACAGGAAGAGTCTCGGCAATCTGCCACCACGACCGCACTGGAAATCAACCACCAATTTTCTAACCGAAGTAAGCTAAATGTAACCCTTAGTAATTTCGGAACAGTACAAACCGAGAACTTCGATATCGTTGGGCAGTACCGCCTTGACGAAACCAATAGAGATTTTGGATCCGATGAATTCGGCGACGTGGTTCGAAACCTTGGAATCGGAGGCTTCTTAAACAACGCTAGAAACCGCATTGACGGAAATGTAAGCAGCATTCAAGCTAGACACAGCTATAGCCTTGGAAGACACTTTATTAGAACGGGAGCGTCGTATTCTATTGAAAACTTTACAGAGAAGGTAAAGGAATACCAATACGTAGATTCTGCCGATTATTCCATCCCAAGGGATCCAAACCAACTTCTGGTTTTTGAAAATTTACGTGCCCGAAACAAACTAAACACTTCGCGTATTCAGTTTTTTGCTGAGGACGAGTGGAAAATTGATTTACCCAAAGATGCGGAGTTGGCCATAAACGCAGGGTTTAGAGGACATTACTATCAGTATAACAATCAATTTGTGGCGGGTCCCCGGGCTTCCATCGCTTTTTATCCCAAAATCATTAACCAAATTAATGATAGCCTTTCGGTTAACAGAGAAATGGTAGTTCGCCTTTCGTACGGACAGTATTACCAACCCCCATTCTATAGAGATTTAAGAAGCTTAAATGGTGTTATTTCTCCAGATATTAGGGCGCAAAAATCAACACATTATGTATTAAGCCTAGAATATGGCCTAATAATCTGGGACCGCCCATTTAAGTTACTCTCCGAATTTTATTATAAAGACTACGATAATCTTATTCCATACGAGTTAGAGAACGTTCGGATTCGTTACTACGGCGAAAACAGTGCAAAAGGTTATGCCACGGGTTTTGATGTTAAATTAAACGGGGAGTTTATCGAAGGACTGGAATCTTGGTTAAGCCTTGGAGTTTTGAGCACCGAGGAAGATTTATTTAACGACAGAGAGGAAATCTATCTAAACTCCGATGGCGATACCATACCCTCTTTTTCATTTAATAAAACCCCAGTAGACACCATTGTAAATTTCCCTGGTTTTATTCCTCGCCCAACCGATCAACGCCTGCGATTTGGGATGTTTTTTAGAGACCAAATGCCTGGCTTTGAGGACTTAACCGTTCAACTAAACTTCCTATTTGGAACGGGACTTCCCTTTGGACCTCCAGATTTTAATCGCTACAAAGACATTTTAAGAACCACCTCCTACAAACGAGTTGATGTTGGCTTTAGCAAAGAGTTTATTAAAGCGGGTAAAGAATATTCCGGGCTTCGTAAAAATCTTAAAAGCCTGAATTTCAGTGTGGAAATATTAAACCTATTAGATGCCCAAAACGTGGTAAACCACACTTGGATTAAAGATGTAAGTGGTGGTCAATTCGCCATACCAAATTACCTAACACGCCGAAGAATTAACTTAAAGCTTACTGCTCTCTTTTAA
- a CDS encoding carboxypeptidase-like regulatory domain-containing protein — MLYRFILAFAFCLFTTFVGAQVSEKNPENVIQFSGVVVTADSLRALPYTNILIVNKGIGTSTDYYGYFSFAAELGDSILFSSVGYKRAYYQIPDTLTDNKYSIVQVMNSDTVYLTETVIYPWPTPDEFKEAFLALNVADDEIARAQKNLDPRVLYKRMLEMPMDGTANYKYQMQQIQNRLYYAGQAPPIQLLNPFAWAQFFKAWQEGKFKREKN; from the coding sequence ATGTTGTATCGATTTATTTTAGCTTTTGCTTTTTGCCTTTTCACCACTTTTGTCGGGGCGCAGGTATCTGAGAAAAATCCAGAGAATGTTATTCAATTTTCAGGGGTAGTCGTTACCGCCGATTCTCTAAGAGCACTTCCCTACACTAACATCTTAATCGTTAACAAGGGAATTGGTACCTCGACAGATTATTACGGTTACTTCTCTTTTGCAGCCGAATTAGGCGACAGTATTTTATTCTCCTCGGTTGGATACAAACGAGCGTATTACCAAATTCCTGACACGCTTACCGATAACAAATACTCCATTGTTCAGGTAATGAATAGCGATACGGTTTACCTGACCGAAACCGTTATTTACCCTTGGCCTACTCCAGATGAGTTTAAGGAGGCTTTTCTTGCCCTTAATGTGGCCGACGACGAAATTGCTCGAGCTCAAAAAAACTTAGATCCTAGGGTGCTTTACAAACGCATGCTCGAAATGCCTATGGATGGTACAGCGAATTACAAATATCAAATGCAGCAGATCCAAAATCGACTGTATTACGCTGGTCAGGCACCCCCTATTCAATTGTTAAACCCCTTTGCCTGGGCTCAATTCTTTAAGGCTTGGCAAGAAGGAAAATTTAAACGCGAAAAAAATTAA
- a CDS encoding M23 family metallopeptidase, which produces MPYKPAIYLFIFLFCQFRALAQDFHPPLNIPLVLSGNFGEIRSNHFHSGLDIKTQGRIGLPVFCITDGTVARVKVSPYGYGKALYINHPNGQTSVYAHLNSFSPEIEAWIEDQQYAQKSYDINTFPPAGKFVFKKGDEIGKSGNSGSSGGPHLHFEIRDTKTERPINPLKYPFKIADNKAPSIYGLSVYALDDKSHVNNTHYANFSMGGSYGNYSLKPGETISAHGNIGFALHTIDRLDAANNKCGVYKVTLSAGNDILYQFEIDELDFSTNRYMNAHIDYRNYKKYRKHYHRLYTVENNPLDIYNIRKRNGALQCIGEGEIPIKITVEDVAGNASTLEFTVQCTAQPSTRIIEANPNQQWVDCKKPFEWKSDIASVAIPSSCLYLSEYMDFKSSTDNNGLPVLTVGDETYGAQKSYTLRLKIPETLMPKANKIHLGKVAANGRAYPDNPGEVHGAWFEAKNREFGTYTLLVDTLNPYIKPLSFYPGKEVRNGNSLRFRIKDSGSGIQEYNMYIDDQWVLASYDYRTGALTHIFDTERIKPGKHVLRVEILDKVGNLESYSGTFTSY; this is translated from the coding sequence ATGCCTTATAAACCAGCTATTTACCTTTTTATTTTTCTTTTTTGTCAATTTCGTGCCCTCGCACAAGATTTTCACCCCCCTCTTAATATCCCCCTGGTACTTTCTGGAAATTTTGGAGAAATAAGATCCAACCATTTTCACTCTGGTTTGGATATAAAAACACAAGGTAGAATTGGTTTACCCGTTTTTTGCATCACCGACGGAACCGTTGCAAGGGTAAAGGTATCACCATACGGATACGGCAAAGCTTTATACATAAATCACCCCAACGGACAAACTAGTGTATACGCCCACCTCAATTCTTTTTCTCCCGAAATCGAAGCTTGGATAGAAGATCAACAATACGCCCAAAAATCATACGACATCAATACCTTTCCTCCCGCGGGAAAATTTGTGTTTAAAAAGGGAGATGAAATTGGGAAAAGCGGAAATAGCGGTTCCTCTGGCGGGCCGCACCTTCACTTTGAAATTAGAGATACCAAAACCGAGCGCCCCATTAACCCCTTGAAATACCCTTTTAAAATTGCCGATAACAAAGCTCCGTCTATTTATGGCCTCTCGGTGTACGCACTCGACGATAAAAGTCATGTCAACAATACCCATTATGCAAATTTCTCAATGGGTGGTAGTTATGGCAATTACAGTTTAAAACCCGGAGAAACCATTTCGGCACATGGGAATATTGGTTTTGCATTGCATACTATAGATCGCCTAGATGCAGCCAACAATAAGTGCGGCGTGTACAAGGTAACCCTTAGTGCTGGAAACGACATTTTGTATCAATTCGAAATCGATGAGCTAGACTTTAGCACCAACCGCTACATGAATGCCCATATCGATTATCGCAACTACAAAAAATACCGAAAACATTATCACCGTTTATATACCGTAGAAAATAACCCGCTAGATATATACAATATCCGAAAGCGAAACGGGGCCCTGCAATGCATTGGCGAAGGAGAAATACCAATAAAAATAACAGTTGAAGACGTGGCTGGAAATGCCTCCACCCTCGAATTTACAGTTCAATGCACCGCACAACCTAGCACCCGAATTATAGAAGCTAACCCCAACCAACAATGGGTAGATTGTAAAAAACCTTTTGAATGGAAGTCAGACATTGCAAGCGTAGCCATCCCAAGCAGCTGCTTATACTTATCTGAATACATGGATTTTAAAAGCAGCACCGATAACAACGGCCTCCCTGTTTTAACGGTTGGTGATGAAACCTATGGCGCACAAAAATCTTACACCTTACGACTAAAAATTCCAGAAACGCTTATGCCCAAGGCTAATAAGATCCACCTGGGTAAAGTAGCTGCAAATGGAAGAGCTTATCCAGATAATCCTGGAGAGGTACACGGCGCTTGGTTCGAGGCCAAAAACAGAGAATTTGGAACCTACACCTTACTTGTTGACACCCTTAATCCATATATAAAACCACTTTCCTTTTATCCTGGAAAGGAAGTTAGAAATGGAAATAGCCTGCGCTTTAGGATTAAGGATAGCGGCAGTGGTATTCAGGAATACAACATGTATATAGACGACCAATGGGTACTGGCAAGTTACGACTACAGAACGGGGGCCTTAACCCACATTTTTGATACGGAAAGAATAAAACCCGGAAAACACGTTTTACGTGTAGAAATTTTAGATAAAGTTGGCAATCTTGAAAGCTATTCGGGAACGTTTACCAGCTATTAA
- a CDS encoding cell division protein ZapA has protein sequence MSDLSIKITVGGRVYPLTVSVEEEEFIRKAADLIEDHVKKFQENYAVKDKQDLLAMTALQIATQNLLLSDKKEVDAAKNELEQIEAKLDFYLENTSI, from the coding sequence ATGAGTGATTTATCGATAAAAATAACAGTAGGAGGTAGGGTATATCCTTTAACGGTAAGCGTTGAGGAGGAAGAATTTATCCGTAAGGCCGCCGATTTAATCGAGGATCACGTAAAGAAATTTCAGGAAAACTACGCTGTAAAAGATAAGCAGGATCTATTGGCTATGACGGCATTACAAATTGCTACGCAAAACTTATTGCTAAGTGATAAAAAAGAAGTAGATGCCGCTAAAAACGAGTTGGAGCAAATAGAAGCTAAACTCGATTTTTACTTAGAAAACACCTCTATTTAG